One segment of Dolichospermum sp. DET69 DNA contains the following:
- a CDS encoding chorismate mutase, producing the protein MSGLEGFRAEIDAVDCQIVEALAKRFEICQRVANFKKQHGIAMMQPERVEAVKQRRRELGMQHGLDGDFMVALYSLIIQETCRMEDEIIEAQG; encoded by the coding sequence ATGAGTGGATTGGAAGGTTTTAGAGCAGAAATTGATGCCGTAGACTGTCAGATTGTTGAGGCATTAGCCAAGCGATTTGAAATTTGTCAACGGGTGGCTAACTTTAAAAAGCAACACGGAATTGCGATGATGCAACCCGAACGAGTGGAAGCTGTGAAACAGCGTCGTCGGGAATTGGGGATGCAGCATGGGCTAGATGGAGATTTTATGGTTGCATTATACAGCCTCATCATTCAGGAAACTTGTCGGATGGAAGATGAGATTATAGAAGCGCAAGGTTAA
- a CDS encoding DUF3318 domain-containing protein: MEPNIEIRRLLDVMPASGRMMTKIVSKPEQKQVIDAAFPLPLSQARPIYINFDLWRRLTKPQRDLLLLQRVSWLIGVKWLQPNIYQGVVLAGFAGGILEAVQSDVVGVVIAGGLTALAAMRIWRMNKSQEAELNADIAAIRIAKRRGYSDTEAAQHLLTAIEAVGTIEGRSGLNFSELIRCQNLKVIAGLSQVGIPKNYQ; the protein is encoded by the coding sequence ATGGAACCAAATATTGAAATTCGTCGTTTATTAGATGTAATGCCCGCTTCTGGGCGCATGATGACTAAAATCGTCAGTAAACCAGAACAAAAACAGGTAATAGATGCTGCTTTTCCTCTGCCTTTAAGTCAAGCTAGACCAATATATATTAATTTCGATTTGTGGCGACGGTTGACAAAACCTCAACGGGATTTGCTCCTATTGCAGAGAGTATCCTGGTTAATCGGTGTGAAATGGTTACAACCGAATATTTATCAAGGTGTGGTCTTAGCTGGGTTTGCGGGGGGAATCCTGGAAGCAGTTCAATCTGATGTGGTAGGTGTGGTTATAGCTGGGGGATTAACTGCCTTAGCGGCTATGCGGATTTGGCGCATGAATAAATCCCAAGAAGCAGAATTAAATGCTGATATAGCGGCCATTCGGATTGCCAAAAGACGGGGTTATTCAGACACTGAAGCCGCCCAACATTTGTTAACAGCTATTGAAGCAGTAGGAACAATAGAAGGGCGTTCTGGTTTAAATTTTAGTGAATTAATTCGTTGTCAAAACTTGAAAGTAATTGCTGGTTTATCACAAGTTGGTATCCCTAAAAACTATCAATAG
- the pabB gene encoding aminodeoxychorismate synthase component I, whose translation MKTLIIDNYDSYTFNLYQLIAEVNGEYPTVIYNDQVIWDELKQWEFDNIVISPGPGRPEKSKDFGICRQMIENAQVPLLGVCLGHQGLGFGYGGKVIHAPEVRHGRLSEVYHTATDLFAGIPSPFSVVRYHSLLVADDLPDCLEKVAWTGDNLIMGMRHRSLPMWGVQFHPESICTEYGHTLFENFQEITRKFAQEQGKSPKKHYWTENNGNGSLPTNSAKKKQQEEFELCTRKLNLFTVSEAELCPDTEQMFVHLFGKSASAFWLDSSRVEPGLSRFSFMGDNSGENSLLINYRTQGQELTITQSDTVSFKTEGIFDYLQREIERRHCSSEHLPFDFNCGFVGYFGYELKAESGGKFNHTSALPDAMFMLADRMIAIDHQEQTIYLLCLIQKGKTASAEDWFEAIKNQIDNLPPLSPIVPQNKKTPVIFRLSRSEKTYLDDIKKCLQEIHEGETYQVCLTNQIYTDTTPDPLEFYRSLRRINPAPYAAFLRFGDVGIACSSPERFLQIDRQGWAETKPIKGTLPRGKTPAEDFILCEQLRNSEKDRAENLMIVDLLRNDLGRVCAVGTVHVPKLMDVETYATVHQLVTTIRGQLRANMSAVDCIRNAFPGGSMTGAPKIRTLEIIDRLEQEARGVYSGAIGFLGLNGSADLNIVIRTAVLTPEQTSIGVGGGIVALSDPQMEFQEIMLKAKALIQAMMITTHGVSDPDQYYIQGTETEVFDNYEKVGV comes from the coding sequence ATGAAAACCTTGATTATTGATAACTACGACTCTTATACTTTTAACCTTTACCAATTGATTGCAGAAGTTAATGGAGAGTATCCAACTGTAATTTATAATGATCAAGTTATATGGGATGAACTGAAACAGTGGGAATTTGATAACATCGTAATTTCACCAGGTCCAGGCCGTCCAGAGAAATCAAAAGATTTTGGGATCTGTCGTCAAATGATTGAAAATGCCCAAGTACCACTTCTAGGCGTTTGCTTGGGACATCAGGGACTAGGATTTGGCTATGGAGGAAAAGTTATTCACGCACCTGAAGTTCGGCATGGTCGGCTCAGTGAGGTTTATCATACTGCTACTGATTTGTTTGCAGGAATACCTTCTCCTTTTTCTGTGGTGCGCTACCATTCTTTACTGGTTGCAGATGACCTACCGGACTGTTTAGAAAAAGTTGCGTGGACGGGTGACAATCTGATCATGGGAATGCGCCATCGCTCTTTACCAATGTGGGGTGTGCAGTTTCATCCAGAGTCAATCTGTACTGAGTATGGACATACTTTGTTTGAGAATTTTCAAGAAATTACTCGGAAATTTGCCCAAGAGCAAGGTAAAAGCCCGAAAAAACACTATTGGACAGAAAATAACGGGAATGGGAGCTTACCCACAAATTCTGCTAAGAAAAAACAGCAAGAGGAATTTGAACTTTGTACCCGCAAATTGAATTTGTTTACAGTGAGCGAAGCCGAACTTTGTCCCGATACTGAACAGATGTTTGTGCATTTATTTGGCAAATCAGCCAGTGCATTTTGGTTAGATAGCAGTCGGGTTGAACCTGGTCTTTCTCGCTTTTCTTTCATGGGAGATAACAGTGGTGAAAACAGTCTCCTAATTAATTATCGGACGCAAGGGCAAGAACTGACAATTACACAGTCCGATACTGTCAGTTTCAAAACAGAGGGGATTTTTGATTATCTCCAGCGGGAAATTGAGCGGCGACATTGCTCATCTGAGCATTTACCTTTTGATTTTAACTGCGGGTTTGTGGGTTATTTTGGCTATGAATTAAAGGCAGAATCTGGAGGAAAATTCAATCACACATCTGCCTTACCTGATGCCATGTTTATGTTAGCAGATAGAATGATTGCAATTGATCACCAAGAGCAAACTATCTATCTGCTTTGTCTAATTCAGAAAGGAAAAACAGCCTCCGCAGAAGATTGGTTTGAAGCGATCAAAAACCAAATTGACAATCTTCCTCCTCTGTCGCCTATTGTTCCTCAAAACAAAAAAACACCTGTTATTTTTAGATTGAGCAGGTCTGAAAAGACTTATCTTGATGATATTAAAAAATGTTTACAAGAAATTCACGAAGGAGAAACTTATCAAGTTTGTTTAACAAACCAGATTTACACAGATACAACACCTGATCCGCTAGAGTTCTATCGTTCATTACGCCGCATCAATCCTGCTCCTTATGCTGCATTTTTGCGCTTTGGTGATGTGGGAATTGCCTGTTCATCTCCAGAACGATTTCTGCAAATTGATCGCCAAGGTTGGGCAGAAACAAAACCTATCAAGGGAACGTTACCACGAGGAAAAACACCCGCAGAAGATTTTATCCTCTGTGAACAATTGCGGAACAGTGAAAAAGATCGAGCGGAAAATCTGATGATTGTGGATTTACTTCGCAATGATTTGGGACGGGTTTGTGCAGTGGGAACGGTTCATGTACCCAAATTAATGGATGTAGAAACCTACGCAACAGTACATCAATTAGTGACGACAATTCGCGGTCAATTACGAGCTAATATGAGTGCCGTAGACTGCATTCGGAACGCCTTTCCTGGGGGTTCTATGACTGGCGCACCTAAGATTAGAACCCTGGAAATTATTGATCGATTAGAGCAAGAAGCACGGGGTGTATACTCAGGGGCAATCGGCTTTTTGGGTTTGAATGGTTCAGCCGATTTAAATATTGTCATTCGTACCGCTGTCCTGACCCCAGAACAAACTTCGATTGGTGTTGGCGGTGGTATTGTGGCACTTTCTGATCCCCAGATGGAGTTTCAAGAAATAATGCTGAAAGCTAAGGCATTAATTCAGGCAATGATGATCACAACTCATGGAGTTTCTGATCCCGATCAATATTATATCCAGGGAACAGAAACAGAGGTTTTTGATAACTATGAAAAAGTGGGTGTATAA
- a CDS encoding cupin domain-containing protein yields the protein MSTFFPVSQTIKPRSDLELTLFHCQEIVIQLANILPGAIFEPHQHPESQMGMLFSGSVEINVNDQKAILEPFQQAYIAGSNIPHGSTILSQENVLGFEMKYLIGSQSDKSDQVIDEPILTFQPTIDKTTGFSCKFGACSWFQIAVLEIPAHAKLPIYTSTKEEIGIIVNEQMMMKVGEEEKLLGYGSIYYAPPGVSHSGYNTSDQTISLVKVSL from the coding sequence ATGTCAACATTTTTCCCAGTTTCTCAAACTATAAAACCGCGTTCAGATTTAGAGTTGACACTTTTTCATTGTCAAGAAATAGTTATTCAATTAGCTAATATCTTACCGGGAGCAATTTTTGAACCTCACCAACATCCAGAAAGCCAAATGGGGATGCTTTTTTCTGGTTCTGTGGAAATTAATGTCAATGATCAGAAAGCAATTTTAGAGCCATTCCAACAAGCTTATATTGCCGGAAGTAATATTCCTCATGGTTCTACGATTCTTTCTCAAGAAAATGTTCTGGGATTTGAGATGAAATATTTAATAGGATCTCAATCAGATAAATCAGATCAGGTCATTGATGAACCTATCCTCACTTTCCAACCTACAATAGATAAAACAACAGGTTTTTCTTGTAAATTCGGTGCTTGTTCATGGTTTCAAATAGCTGTTTTGGAAATTCCTGCCCACGCAAAATTACCCATATATACAAGTACCAAAGAAGAAATTGGCATTATTGTTAATGAGCAAATGATGATGAAAGTAGGGGAAGAAGAAAAACTTTTAGGATATGGTAGCATTTATTATGCTCCCCCTGGTGTTTCCCATAGTGGGTATAATACTTCAGATCAAACGATTTCTTTAGTTAAGGTTTCACTATAG
- a CDS encoding amino acid adenylation domain-containing protein, translating into MQSNSSLERQPQLTEEAKSFPLSYGQQAMWFLDQIAPQSIAYNIYTTLRINSDLHLEAWHRAWLQIVERHPILRTTYAQYEDQPIQVIHPYQEIDIKITDASAWNLDYLKKQILTETERPYDLETGPVLRVHLFTRSSEEHIQLLAMHHIAGDMWSFDILLNELQILYATEVKTLSQADLQIIENSDIYNSKIDNIPSLPKLSYTDYINWQSEMLTSSQGEQLSAYWHKQLIGELPVLDLPVDKLRPNVQTYSGNTHIIKLDEELLSRLRKLSESEKTSLYRIFLAAFFILFYRLSGQEDILVGCPVAGRSGNKEFESIVGYFTDPVVLRANLGENPTFRDFLAQIRRTVSEGKKHEDYPFPLLVKQLIPERDSSRPPLFQVSLTWQEHRWYDNSQKSSLVMSPFLIEGHQRGSAFDIDLAIIKTGGEFNFCWQYNTDLFNISTVERIAGNYQTLLESILINPEQPISQLPLLTEVEQCQLLVDWNNTKKDYPLDKCIHQLFEEQVIKTPDAIAVELEGEKLTYQELNQQANQLANYLQKLGVNPEVLVGICVERSLLMVVGLLGILKAGGAYVPLDPAYPAERLAYMLDDSQAKVLLTQQQLVNSIPNTGLEVICLDTDWELISTESDKNPQTQTQVKANNLAYVIYTSGSTGKPKGVMIEHRSLVNFTQTVKDKYGMNNKDRVLQAASISFDAAAEEIYPCLVSGATLVLRTAEMLGAVSTFVQKCWEWKLTVLMVGTAYWHQLTAELATTNETLPPSVRLLSTGGEQWLPEKLKLWQKCMEERSSIQNLKAPPLLMNGYGPTEATVLSTVYDLSKLATEDTRTRQIIGTAFDNVQTYILDSYLQPVPIGVPGELHIGGMGLARGYLHRPDLTDAKFIPHPFKPLERIYKTGDLARYLPDGNIEFLGRIDNQVKIRGFRIELGEIETLLITHPQISEAVVIDSDHIPGSKRLVAYIVGTLNGTSLPQSQLCSFLKQKLPDYMIPSAFVVLDALPLTPNGKVDRRGLPKPDTTSHKIETDLAAPRTESEEILAKIWCEVLHLKQVGIHDNFFELGGDSILSIQIIFKAKQAGLQLTAKQIFQNQTIAELAAVTNITQTVKAEQGLVTGLLPLTPIQHWFKEQNFPEPHHFNQSLLLELSGVVDWTLFPEVMRQLLLHHDTLRLRCPADGEQINITSDDTIPFSYVDLSDIPDREQKAAIEATANSLQTSLNIASGPIVQVAFFGLGTNKSSRLLIIIHHLAVDGVSWRILLEDLETAYEQISRGEKIQFRPKTTSFKYWAEKLNSYAQSDSAKQKLTYWQGISSTQITRIPVDHALGANTVAFNQIISVSLSPEETRALLQEVPKAYKTQINDILLTALLQTLGSWIGSNSVLLDLEGHGREDIFEDVDLSRTVGWFTTIFPVLLELKATDNLGDGIKSIKKQLGAVRGQLGGIGYGLLRYLSGDKDIISQLSTMPKAEVSFNYLGQFDWGRQENSFFKLASESVGAEHSQQENCSHLLDINGLVVDGQLKLDWTYSENFHHRDTIENLAEDFAANLRFLITHCLSIDVSANQEIYGFSQPINNYQHQENNVPVPLHLLELTQDISELLPDDTQFAYPLAKMQEFMLHHYANDHQKMGVYHGQELLDIYDENLSISVFKKALQILVEKHPTLRTVFIFQNGKPVCQVVRNNLNFSINEKDISHIKSEEQENYIDAIIKQDRQNLFNVENCNEALFRLWIFAKAENHIEFFMSMHHAITDGWSSIEFVNQLEELYSALKQGEEITVIPANNVHQEFVALEKEIISSTEASNFWKLHLQNYKYKPLQPLKTTVFQVKSASDSQKAIEENFNAEIILDLRECCRKLKVSPKAIFLSTYLDLISIVMKENQVSVGVISNGRIERLSDPLGALGLFWNIVPFCQTITEDKGVQIKNVQQTLIDIEPCVRYPLLQILSDQKTTELFLATFNFVNFHNTKTVNKHTSLKVQRKMIYDKFNFPLNYAISMESLSGNVSIHVEYDQTYFSYKDIQLMLQNYVEILKNRVYG; encoded by the coding sequence ATGCAGAGCAATTCTTCTTTGGAAAGGCAGCCACAACTTACAGAGGAAGCAAAATCATTTCCCCTCTCCTACGGTCAACAAGCGATGTGGTTTCTTGACCAGATAGCACCCCAGAGCATCGCATACAATATCTATACAACATTACGGATAAACTCAGATTTACACTTGGAGGCATGGCACAGAGCGTGGCTTCAGATTGTAGAACGTCATCCTATCCTACGAACTACTTATGCACAGTATGAAGATCAACCTATTCAAGTAATTCACCCATACCAAGAGATAGATATTAAAATAACAGATGCTTCTGCTTGGAATTTAGACTACTTGAAAAAACAAATTCTGACAGAAACCGAGCGTCCCTACGACTTGGAAACAGGTCCAGTATTGCGGGTACATCTATTTACAAGATCATCAGAAGAACATATCCAATTACTGGCCATGCACCACATTGCTGGAGATATGTGGTCTTTTGACATATTATTAAATGAACTGCAAATTCTGTATGCTACAGAAGTAAAAACATTGTCTCAAGCTGACTTACAAATTATTGAAAATTCAGATATTTATAATTCAAAAATAGATAATATCCCCTCCCTGCCAAAGCTGTCATACACAGATTATATAAATTGGCAGTCTGAAATGTTGACAAGTTCTCAAGGTGAACAACTTTCAGCATACTGGCATAAACAATTAATAGGTGAGTTGCCAGTCTTAGACTTGCCTGTAGATAAACTTAGACCAAATGTGCAAACCTACTCTGGCAATACACACATCATCAAGTTAGATGAAGAATTGCTTTCCAGGCTGAGAAAGTTGTCAGAATCGGAAAAAACCAGCCTGTATAGAATTTTTCTGGCTGCATTTTTTATCCTATTTTACCGCTTATCAGGACAAGAAGACATCCTAGTAGGTTGTCCGGTTGCGGGTCGGTCAGGTAACAAGGAGTTTGAAAGTATTGTTGGCTATTTTACAGACCCCGTAGTATTACGTGCAAATCTAGGGGAAAATCCCACCTTCAGAGATTTTCTTGCTCAAATACGTCGCACAGTTTCTGAGGGTAAGAAACATGAAGATTATCCCTTTCCCCTATTAGTAAAACAGCTTATTCCTGAAAGAGATTCTAGTCGTCCTCCTCTGTTTCAAGTTTCTTTAACTTGGCAAGAGCATCGCTGGTATGATAATAGCCAAAAATCATCTTTAGTGATGTCGCCATTCTTAATAGAAGGACATCAACGAGGATCAGCATTTGATATAGATTTGGCGATTATTAAAACTGGTGGTGAGTTTAATTTTTGCTGGCAATACAACACTGATCTGTTTAATATTTCCACTGTAGAACGAATAGCAGGAAATTATCAAACCTTACTAGAAAGTATTTTAATTAATCCAGAACAACCTATTTCCCAATTACCATTGTTAACAGAAGTTGAGCAATGTCAATTATTAGTTGATTGGAATAATACTAAAAAAGATTATCCATTAGATAAATGTATCCATCAATTGTTTGAAGAACAGGTAATCAAAACACCCGACGCTATAGCGGTAGAGTTGGAAGGGGAAAAATTAACTTATCAGGAATTAAATCAACAGGCAAATCAACTAGCAAATTATCTGCAAAAACTGGGTGTGAATCCAGAAGTTTTAGTAGGAATATGTGTAGAGCGATCGCTGTTAATGGTAGTAGGATTATTAGGGATTCTCAAAGCTGGTGGTGCTTATGTTCCTTTAGATCCAGCTTATCCAGCCGAGCGTTTAGCTTATATGTTAGATGATTCTCAGGCAAAAGTGCTACTAACTCAACAGCAGTTAGTGAACTCAATACCGAATACTGGCTTAGAGGTGATCTGTTTAGATACTGATTGGGAATTAATCAGCACTGAAAGCGACAAAAACCCACAAACACAAACTCAAGTTAAAGCCAATAATTTAGCCTATGTAATTTATACCTCCGGCTCTACAGGAAAGCCGAAAGGAGTAATGATTGAACATCGGTCTTTAGTGAATTTCACCCAAACAGTAAAAGATAAGTATGGGATGAACAATAAAGACAGAGTTCTTCAAGCAGCATCTATTAGTTTTGACGCAGCTGCAGAAGAAATCTATCCCTGTCTAGTCTCTGGTGCAACCTTAGTGCTACGGACTGCTGAAATGTTGGGTGCTGTCTCCACATTTGTACAGAAGTGCTGGGAATGGAAATTAACAGTATTAATGGTGGGAACAGCCTACTGGCATCAGTTAACGGCTGAATTAGCAACAACAAATGAAACCCTACCACCATCAGTAAGATTGTTATCAACTGGGGGAGAACAATGGCTACCAGAAAAATTAAAGTTGTGGCAAAAGTGCATGGAGGAGAGGTCAAGTATTCAGAATTTAAAAGCACCACCGCTATTAATGAACGGCTACGGACCAACAGAAGCAACGGTATTGTCAACAGTATACGACTTATCAAAGTTAGCAACAGAGGATACAAGGACACGGCAAATAATTGGTACTGCTTTTGATAATGTGCAGACTTACATTCTTGATAGCTATTTACAACCAGTCCCTATCGGTGTACCGGGGGAATTGCATATTGGTGGTATGGGTTTAGCTAGAGGTTATCTCCACCGTCCAGATTTAACAGATGCAAAATTTATTCCTCACCCCTTTAAGCCATTAGAACGTATTTACAAAACAGGGGATTTAGCTCGTTATTTACCAGACGGGAATATTGAGTTTTTGGGTCGCATTGACAATCAGGTGAAAATACGCGGTTTTCGCATTGAACTGGGGGAAATTGAAACTTTACTGATTACACACCCCCAAATATCAGAAGCGGTAGTGATTGATTCTGATCATATTCCAGGTTCTAAACGCCTAGTTGCATACATAGTAGGGACGTTGAATGGAACGTCTTTACCCCAGTCGCAATTGTGTTCTTTCCTGAAACAGAAGTTACCAGATTACATGATACCTTCTGCTTTTGTGGTTTTGGATGCTCTGCCTCTTACCCCTAATGGTAAGGTAGATCGGCGTGGTTTACCTAAACCTGATACAACAAGCCATAAAATAGAAACGGATCTAGCAGCACCGCGCACGGAGTCTGAAGAAATACTAGCAAAAATATGGTGTGAAGTTCTGCATCTTAAACAAGTTGGTATCCATGACAATTTCTTTGAGTTGGGTGGAGATTCTATTCTCAGTATTCAGATTATTTTTAAAGCTAAACAAGCTGGATTGCAATTAACGGCTAAACAGATATTTCAAAACCAGACGATTGCTGAATTGGCGGCAGTAACTAACATCACTCAGACGGTGAAAGCAGAACAAGGTTTGGTAACAGGATTATTACCGCTGACACCTATTCAACACTGGTTCAAAGAGCAAAATTTCCCCGAACCTCACCACTTTAATCAGTCATTGCTGCTGGAATTATCTGGGGTAGTTGACTGGACTTTATTCCCAGAAGTGATGCGACAATTATTATTACATCATGATACTCTGCGCTTACGTTGTCCTGCCGATGGGGAACAGATTAATATTACCTCTGATGATACTATTCCTTTTTCTTATGTAGATTTATCGGACATCCCAGATAGGGAACAAAAAGCAGCTATTGAAGCCACTGCTAATTCCCTGCAAACTAGCTTGAATATTGCTTCTGGTCCAATAGTGCAAGTAGCGTTTTTTGGTCTAGGTACTAACAAATCCAGCCGATTATTAATAATTATTCATCACCTCGCAGTAGACGGCGTTTCTTGGCGAATTTTGTTAGAAGACTTAGAAACAGCTTACGAGCAGATTAGTCGCGGTGAAAAGATTCAGTTTCGTCCTAAGACAACATCTTTTAAATACTGGGCTGAGAAACTGAATTCTTACGCACAGTCTGATAGTGCAAAGCAAAAACTAACTTATTGGCAAGGTATTTCATCTACACAAATAACTCGTATACCAGTCGATCATGCCTTGGGTGCTAATACTGTAGCATTCAATCAGATCATATCAGTTTCACTCTCACCAGAGGAAACCCGCGCTTTATTGCAGGAAGTTCCTAAAGCTTATAAAACCCAGATTAATGATATCTTGCTAACTGCTTTATTGCAGACTTTAGGTAGTTGGATTGGTAGTAATTCTGTGTTACTTGATCTTGAAGGTCATGGACGAGAAGATATTTTTGAAGATGTAGACTTATCGAGGACAGTCGGTTGGTTTACGACCATCTTTCCCGTACTTTTAGAGTTAAAAGCAACAGATAATCTGGGAGATGGGATTAAATCTATTAAAAAACAACTTGGTGCTGTTCGAGGTCAATTGGGGGGTATTGGCTACGGTTTGCTGCGCTATTTGAGTGGTGATAAAGATATTATCTCTCAACTTTCAACAATGCCAAAAGCTGAAGTTAGTTTCAATTATTTGGGACAATTCGATTGGGGAAGACAAGAAAATTCCTTCTTTAAACTAGCTTCTGAATCAGTGGGAGCGGAACATAGCCAGCAAGAGAATTGCAGTCATTTACTAGATATTAATGGACTCGTAGTAGATGGTCAGTTAAAACTAGATTGGACTTACAGCGAAAATTTTCACCACCGAGACACTATTGAAAATCTCGCTGAAGATTTTGCAGCAAATTTGCGTTTTCTAATTACTCATTGTTTATCTATTGATGTATCTGCAAACCAGGAAATTTACGGCTTTTCTCAACCAATAAATAATTATCAGCATCAGGAAAATAATGTTCCTGTCCCCCTACATTTATTAGAACTGACTCAAGATATCTCTGAGTTATTACCTGATGATACACAATTCGCATATCCTCTTGCCAAAATGCAGGAGTTTATGTTGCATCATTACGCGAATGATCATCAAAAAATGGGGGTTTATCATGGACAGGAATTATTAGATATATATGATGAAAATCTTTCTATAAGTGTCTTCAAGAAAGCTCTACAAATTCTAGTAGAAAAACATCCAACTCTGAGAACGGTGTTTATTTTTCAGAACGGAAAACCAGTATGTCAAGTGGTTAGAAACAATCTGAATTTTTCCATCAATGAAAAAGATATTAGTCACATCAAATCAGAGGAACAGGAAAATTACATTGATGCAATCATAAAGCAAGATAGGCAGAATTTATTCAACGTTGAGAATTGCAATGAAGCACTTTTTAGATTATGGATTTTTGCTAAAGCTGAAAATCACATTGAATTCTTCATGTCAATGCACCATGCAATTACAGATGGTTGGAGTAGTATTGAATTTGTAAATCAACTAGAGGAATTATATTCTGCTCTCAAGCAAGGAGAAGAAATAACCGTGATTCCTGCAAATAATGTGCATCAGGAATTTGTCGCTTTAGAGAAAGAAATCATTAGCTCAACAGAAGCATCAAATTTCTGGAAACTTCATTTGCAAAATTACAAATATAAACCATTACAGCCGTTAAAGACGACCGTATTTCAAGTAAAATCTGCTTCCGATAGCCAGAAAGCCATAGAAGAAAACTTTAACGCAGAAATAATTCTTGATTTACGTGAATGTTGTCGGAAATTGAAAGTTTCACCAAAAGCAATTTTCTTGAGTACATACCTGGATCTCATTAGTATTGTCATGAAAGAAAATCAGGTTTCTGTAGGAGTTATTTCTAATGGTAGGATAGAAAGATTATCTGATCCCTTGGGAGCTTTAGGTTTATTCTGGAATATTGTGCCATTTTGTCAAACAATTACAGAAGATAAAGGGGTACAAATTAAAAATGTCCAGCAAACCCTAATTGATATTGAACCTTGTGTGAGATATCCACTGCTGCAAATTCTGTCAGACCAAAAAACAACGGAATTATTTTTGGCTACGTTTAATTTTGTAAATTTCCATAATACCAAAACTGTGAACAAGCATACTAGCTTAAAGGTACAGAGAAAAATGATTTATGACAAGTTTAACTTTCCTTTAAATTATGCTATTTCCATGGAATCATTATCAGGAAATGTCAGCATTCATGTAGAATACGATCAGACATATTTTAGTTACAAAGATATTCAATTAATGCTGCAAAATTATGTTGAAATCTTAAAAAATAGAGTTTATGGATAA
- a CDS encoding Uma2 family endonuclease gives MYQTDPPLSPKETLPTMYDLPSEDPEEPGLPDQFHLFQPQLLAETFRPPNYPSDQIFTVSDMNLYYDSRHPQWYKRPDWFAVLGVPSLYNKRDLRLSYVVWQEAVNPYIVVELLSPGTEKEDLGQTLRDVEKPPGKWEVYEQILRVPYYAIFDRYKSQFRMFQLTGARYAEVELSDFRFWIPEIELGLGVWQGSYKTVEMPWLRWYDKDGNWMLTSTEEEKQKTERLIAQLRSLGIEPDLD, from the coding sequence ATGTATCAAACAGATCCGCCACTTTCCCCTAAAGAAACATTACCGACAATGTATGATCTTCCTAGCGAAGACCCGGAGGAACCTGGTTTGCCAGATCAATTTCATTTATTCCAACCACAATTATTAGCAGAAACATTCCGTCCCCCTAACTATCCTAGCGACCAAATATTTACAGTTAGTGATATGAATCTTTATTATGATTCTCGTCACCCACAGTGGTATAAACGCCCAGATTGGTTTGCCGTGTTAGGTGTTCCTTCTCTTTATAACAAAAGAGATTTGCGGTTAAGTTATGTAGTTTGGCAAGAAGCAGTTAATCCGTATATTGTAGTTGAATTACTCTCACCGGGAACAGAAAAAGAAGACTTAGGGCAAACATTAAGAGATGTAGAAAAACCTCCTGGTAAATGGGAAGTTTACGAACAAATTTTAAGAGTACCCTATTACGCTATCTTTGATCGTTATAAATCTCAATTTAGAATGTTTCAGTTAACAGGCGCTCGTTATGCTGAAGTAGAATTATCAGATTTCCGGTTTTGGATTCCCGAAATAGAATTAGGTTTGGGAGTGTGGCAAGGAAGTTATAAAACTGTCGAAATGCCTTGGTTACGTTGGTATGACAAAGACGGTAATTGGATGCTAACTAGTACAGAAGAGGAAAAACAAAAAACCGAAAGATTAATTGCCCAACTGAGATCGCTTGGTATTGAACCTGATTTAGACTAG